In Gopherus flavomarginatus isolate rGopFla2 chromosome 1, rGopFla2.mat.asm, whole genome shotgun sequence, a single genomic region encodes these proteins:
- the ASCL4 gene encoding achaete-scute homolog 4, which yields MDSNKDAGLLNGMLFSGAMSMGNNHVNPHGLPLREPFGVPFHFDPNYWDQAYCGYSGRFSYIPFSGYVGVYDYTFEPAFIRKRNERERQRVRCVNEGYARLREHLPKELADKRLSKVETLRAAINYIKHLQSLLDCQPLGSTTKETISAKEATDASSPDLRRECNSDGESKTSLPSSPYSEFEETCI from the coding sequence ATGGACAGCAATAAAGATGCTGGACTATTGAATGGGATGTTATTCTCAGGAGCTATGTCCATGGGAAATAACCATGTGAATCCTCATGGGTTACCACTAAGAGAGCCCTTTGGTGTTCCCTTCCATTTCGATCCAAATTATTGGGACCAAGCCTACTGTGGTTATTCAGGTAGATTTTCCTACATCCCTTTCTCTGGATATGTAGGAGTCTATGACTATACTTTTGAGCCTGCCTTCATTCGAAAGAGAAATGAGAGAGAAAGGCAAAGAGTGCGTTGTGTGAATGAGGGATATGCACGCCTCCGAGAACATCTTCCCAAGGAGCTTGCAGACAAACGCCTCAGCAAAGTGGAGACCTTAAGAGCCGCAATAAATTACATTAAACATCTTCAGAGTTTGCTGGACTGTCAGCCATTAGGGTCTACCACTAAGGAAACAATATCTGCTAAGGAGGCTACAGATGCTTCCAGTCCTGATCTAAGAAGGGAATGCAACAGTGATGGGGAGTCTAAAACCTCTTTACCTTCATCTCCATATAGTGAGTTTGAGGAGACTTGCATCTAG